From the genome of bacterium, one region includes:
- a CDS encoding C4-type zinc ribbon domain-containing protein, translated as MREQLRLVAKLQEMDHLLHRLGHALEDLRNEGLSDDEIRAISMELEQIATGKDEMKDKIKRDLLVHYQRFYQRHNLNAVSKMLGGVCQSCHVTVPSGRALLVRRGETLEFCENCGAILIYEEEKQAPPAGRGGSA; from the coding sequence TTGAGAGAGCAGCTGCGTCTGGTGGCTAAGCTGCAAGAAATGGATCACCTGCTACACCGCCTGGGCCACGCCCTGGAGGATCTACGCAACGAGGGTCTGTCCGACGACGAGATCCGCGCGATCAGCATGGAGCTGGAACAGATCGCCACGGGCAAGGACGAAATGAAGGACAAGATCAAACGCGATCTTCTTGTCCACTACCAGCGCTTCTACCAGCGTCACAACCTGAACGCCGTGTCCAAGATGCTGGGCGGAGTGTGCCAATCCTGCCACGTCACCGTTCCCAGCGGTAGAGCCCTGTTGGTGCGTCGTGGAGAAACCCTCGAGTTCTGCGAGAACTGCGGCGCCATCCTCATCTACGAGGAGGAGAAGCAGGCCCCGCCCGCGGGTCGGGGCGGATCGGCTTGA